A region of Maridesulfovibrio sp. DNA encodes the following proteins:
- a CDS encoding TIGR03960 family B12-binding radical SAM protein has protein sequence MKKLLPLLPRPTRYLGSEWGSVHKDPAKVKAHIAIGFPDLYEIGMSYLGQKILYEIVNKHDVFYAERAYTPCEETAEIMREHGELLSTLESDTPLKDVDALGISLTHELCYTNVLFMLDLSGIPLKAADRDDSCPLIIGGGGACFNAEPMADFFDVIMLGDGEESIIRVMEVIAECKESGLGRKARLEKLAELPGIYIPEFFDPENPGDFFVEKAVVEDFEPIPFPKEQILPYGQVIHDRLTMEIARGCTRGCRFCQAGIIYRPVRERTPETLNKTLMDGLKETGYEETSFLSLSTGDYSALDTLFAQCFDNCAAEQISISLPSLRVGSLSEPIMERIATIRRTGATLAPEAGSQRMRDVINKGITEEALLDHALMLYENGWQNIKLYFMIGLPTETFEDLDAIVDLCVKVRDVAGRHIKKLNITAAVSPFVPKPHTPFQWERQLSLEEIGERLDYMREKFDKQKRIKMKSHIPRMTFLEGIFSRGDRRLGPVIEKAYKKGALYSSWKDHLKLEPYLEAMEEEGLTPEEYTGARDHDARLPWDHLSSGVSKRFLLAELKRGISEKITGDCRYEECRNCGVCNFDGRKSLLKKQSETMDLRPKMVFETRDQTGDVPDFVQAEKPDLGIKGCHFRLWYTKTGTSAYLSQLDLQPVIERAMRRAELPLTFSQGFHPMPRMSFGRALPVGVESMKEWMNIMLRTKISAQDLVDRLNRQMPMGMKIVGADPLNLSKKQEHPEIEEFTLIFTCPENEAKDKMDRLREYAQSDEYIVSHTTKKKVKEKNVRPVLIKFHEINERTLKLTFDWTSMYMSPVKMIAAICPGTTLLDYNLTKTDQRFE, from the coding sequence TTGAAAAAGCTGCTCCCCCTTTTGCCCCGTCCTACCCGTTATCTGGGTTCGGAATGGGGTTCCGTCCACAAGGACCCTGCTAAGGTCAAGGCTCATATCGCCATTGGTTTTCCCGATCTTTACGAGATAGGCATGTCCTATCTCGGCCAGAAAATCCTTTACGAAATTGTCAACAAGCACGATGTTTTTTACGCAGAACGGGCCTATACCCCCTGCGAGGAAACCGCCGAAATAATGCGTGAACACGGCGAACTGCTGTCCACCCTTGAAAGCGACACTCCTCTCAAGGACGTGGATGCACTGGGCATCAGCCTGACACACGAGTTGTGCTACACCAATGTGCTCTTCATGCTTGACCTCTCCGGCATCCCGCTCAAAGCGGCCGACCGAGACGATTCCTGTCCGCTGATCATCGGCGGAGGTGGAGCCTGCTTCAATGCCGAACCTATGGCGGATTTCTTTGATGTAATCATGCTCGGTGACGGGGAAGAATCCATCATCAGGGTCATGGAAGTCATTGCCGAATGCAAAGAATCCGGACTGGGAAGAAAAGCACGCCTTGAAAAACTAGCCGAACTGCCCGGGATCTACATTCCCGAATTTTTCGATCCCGAGAATCCCGGCGATTTCTTTGTGGAAAAAGCAGTGGTGGAAGATTTTGAACCCATCCCCTTTCCCAAGGAACAAATCCTCCCTTACGGTCAGGTCATTCACGACAGGCTGACCATGGAAATCGCCCGCGGATGTACCCGCGGATGCCGTTTCTGTCAGGCCGGGATCATCTACCGCCCGGTCCGCGAACGCACACCGGAAACCCTGAACAAAACCCTTATGGATGGGTTGAAAGAAACCGGATATGAGGAAACCTCGTTCCTCTCGCTCAGCACCGGGGACTACTCCGCTCTGGATACCCTTTTCGCACAATGCTTCGATAACTGTGCTGCCGAGCAGATATCGATTTCACTGCCTTCCCTGCGCGTCGGTTCCCTTTCCGAACCGATAATGGAACGCATCGCCACCATTCGCCGCACCGGGGCAACTCTCGCACCGGAAGCCGGGAGCCAGCGCATGCGTGATGTCATCAATAAAGGCATCACCGAAGAAGCCCTGCTGGACCACGCACTCATGCTCTATGAAAACGGCTGGCAGAACATCAAACTCTATTTCATGATCGGCCTGCCCACAGAGACATTTGAAGACCTTGATGCCATCGTTGATCTGTGCGTGAAAGTGCGTGATGTGGCAGGAAGGCATATTAAAAAACTGAATATTACCGCTGCTGTTTCGCCTTTCGTACCCAAGCCGCACACTCCGTTCCAGTGGGAACGCCAGCTTTCACTTGAAGAAATAGGTGAGCGCCTTGATTACATGCGTGAAAAATTCGACAAGCAGAAACGCATCAAGATGAAATCGCACATACCGCGCATGACCTTCCTCGAAGGTATCTTTTCACGCGGTGACCGCAGGCTCGGCCCGGTAATCGAAAAGGCCTATAAAAAAGGAGCGCTCTATTCCAGCTGGAAAGACCACCTCAAACTTGAGCCGTACCTCGAAGCAATGGAAGAAGAAGGGCTTACTCCGGAAGAGTACACCGGAGCACGGGATCATGATGCCCGCCTGCCATGGGACCATCTTTCCTCCGGAGTCAGCAAACGCTTCCTGCTCGCGGAACTCAAGCGCGGTATATCCGAAAAAATTACCGGGGACTGCCGTTACGAAGAGTGCCGCAATTGCGGGGTCTGCAACTTTGACGGTCGAAAATCCCTGCTCAAAAAGCAGTCCGAAACCATGGACCTGCGCCCCAAAATGGTTTTCGAAACCCGCGACCAGACCGGGGATGTCCCTGATTTCGTACAGGCAGAAAAACCGGACCTCGGCATCAAAGGCTGTCATTTCAGACTCTGGTACACCAAAACAGGGACCTCAGCCTACCTGTCGCAGCTGGACCTGCAACCGGTAATCGAACGGGCCATGCGCCGTGCGGAACTGCCGCTGACATTCTCGCAGGGTTTCCATCCCATGCCGCGCATGTCCTTCGGACGCGCACTGCCCGTAGGCGTAGAAAGCATGAAGGAATGGATGAACATTATGCTGCGCACCAAAATCAGCGCACAGGATCTGGTGGACCGCCTCAACCGGCAGATGCCCATGGGTATGAAGATTGTAGGGGCTGATCCGCTGAATTTATCCAAAAAACAGGAACATCCTGAAATAGAGGAGTTCACCCTGATCTTCACCTGCCCTGAAAATGAAGCCAAAGACAAAATGGATCGTCTGCGTGAATATGCCCAATCGGATGAATATATCGTCTCCCACACCACCAAGAAAAAGGTTAAGGAGAAGAACGTCCGCCCCGTGCTGATTAAATTCCATGAAATAAATGAGCGGACTTTGAAACTGACTTTTGACTGGACATCAATGTACATGAGTCCGGTTAAGATGATTGCCGCTATCTGTCCCGGCACAACGCTGCTGGACTATAATCTGACTAAAACAGATCAACGGTTTGAGTAA
- a CDS encoding DNA-3-methyladenine glycosylase I, with protein sequence MNHTRCPWAKHDLEIAYHDTEWGIPIHDDRLHFEFLILEGAQAGLSWLTVLKKRENYRAAFADFDPEIVARFDENKIELLRQEEGIIRNKLKINSAVRNARAFLDVQKEFGSFDAYIWQFTDGKAIQNRWKSLEEVPAKTAEAEAMSKDLKKRGFNFVGPTICYAYMQATGMVNDHLVSCFRHRELLELE encoded by the coding sequence ATGAACCACACCCGCTGCCCCTGGGCAAAGCACGATCTTGAAATAGCCTATCACGATACCGAATGGGGAATTCCCATACATGATGACCGGCTCCATTTTGAATTTCTCATCCTTGAAGGGGCACAGGCCGGACTTTCATGGCTGACCGTACTCAAAAAACGCGAAAACTACCGCGCTGCTTTTGCGGATTTTGATCCTGAAATTGTCGCACGGTTTGATGAAAATAAAATTGAGCTTCTACGTCAAGAGGAAGGAATTATACGCAATAAGCTCAAGATTAATTCCGCTGTCCGCAATGCCCGTGCATTTCTTGATGTGCAAAAAGAATTTGGCAGCTTTGATGCTTACATATGGCAATTCACAGACGGAAAGGCAATTCAAAACCGATGGAAGTCCTTAGAGGAAGTTCCAGCAAAGACCGCTGAAGCAGAAGCCATGAGCAAAGACCTGAAAAAACGGGGATTCAATTTCGTAGGCCCTACAATCTGCTATGCCTACATGCAGGCGACCGGAATGGTTAACGATCATCTGGTGAGCTGCTTTCGCCACCGGGAACTGCTTGAACTTGAATAG
- a CDS encoding helix-turn-helix transcriptional regulator, producing MIKKSTNRDDYQYVSNPFSAMSNEFSTGHIIAEHRHVRAQLVFAESGVMEIYADHKCWFIPPQRAFWLPSNVPHSMRAHGLVALRTFYVAPDMCRTDAPDHPLAVKVSRLLHELLVAAASIPVDYDLNGRDGLLMQLINEEINWADGELFNLAWPEDERIRHICEQLKDYPADSRSLKEWGELIGSSHRTLSRLFRKETGVTFMEWRQQARILYALPLLLSGVSVLETALAVGYETPSSFSALFRRLVGLSPREYLKK from the coding sequence TTGATTAAGAAAAGTACCAACAGAGATGACTATCAGTATGTCAGTAACCCTTTTTCCGCTATGTCCAATGAATTCTCAACCGGGCATATTATCGCCGAACACCGTCATGTCAGAGCGCAACTTGTTTTTGCTGAGTCAGGTGTAATGGAAATATATGCTGACCATAAATGCTGGTTTATCCCTCCCCAACGGGCTTTTTGGCTGCCCTCCAATGTCCCCCATTCTATGCGGGCCCACGGACTTGTCGCATTAAGAACGTTTTATGTTGCACCGGATATGTGTCGTACAGATGCTCCAGATCACCCTCTGGCTGTAAAAGTTTCTCGTTTGCTGCATGAACTTTTGGTCGCGGCAGCCAGTATTCCTGTTGATTATGATCTGAATGGGCGCGATGGATTACTGATGCAGTTGATTAATGAAGAAATCAATTGGGCGGATGGGGAGTTGTTCAACCTAGCATGGCCAGAGGATGAACGTATCAGGCATATTTGTGAGCAGTTAAAAGATTACCCTGCCGACTCCCGGTCCTTGAAAGAATGGGGGGAATTGATTGGGTCCTCACATAGAACCTTGTCCCGTTTATTCAGGAAAGAAACAGGGGTTACTTTCATGGAGTGGAGGCAGCAGGCGCGTATTCTCTACGCTCTCCCCCTGCTGTTGTCAGGAGTGTCGGTATTGGAAACAGCATTGGCTGTGGGATATGAGACACCGAGTTCTTTTTCAGCTTTGTTTCGGCGTTTAGTCGGATTGTCTCCCCGTGAATATTTGAAAAAGTAA
- a CDS encoding multidrug effflux MFS transporter, with protein MYNVRKRMTLAFILGLVILCQAAIDIYLPSLPQMAHHFGASVDQAQMTVSIYLFGFGGSQIFYGPLADRFGRMPVLLFGLPLFVISSFGIVWAPTINFILLFRFFQGAAVGAASVCARAIMRDVFTSEELPVVSSYMSMGWAFVPILAPTLGGIIQQHFGWKYSFILLGLLGLILTGWLVICVGETGRNRSTGLSLTRVTKEYCGLFKESEFKKNLLLLVLLYSVFSCVNVAGPVIFQQQYNVSAIQYGWIMLVVASGYFVGSFLNSRLLLRMYPVRIIGMGAFLLFIAALGGLLIELSGGATVSTLMCSLFVAYLALGLIFANAISASLRPFSKLAGIASSMYGVILFCSGAVVSAGYALFFESCSTNLAYALCLISGLMLFSYWFFFSKKIRRDKCRHFLSRSA; from the coding sequence ATGTATAATGTGAGAAAAAGAATGACGCTGGCTTTTATACTTGGGCTGGTCATTCTTTGTCAGGCGGCAATTGACATTTACCTACCATCGCTTCCACAAATGGCTCACCACTTTGGTGCTTCTGTGGATCAGGCTCAGATGACAGTTTCCATTTATTTGTTTGGATTTGGCGGGTCACAGATTTTTTATGGTCCTCTTGCAGATCGTTTCGGCAGAATGCCGGTTTTATTGTTTGGGTTGCCTTTGTTCGTAATATCGAGCTTTGGTATAGTGTGGGCACCAACTATTAATTTTATTTTGTTGTTTCGTTTTTTTCAGGGAGCTGCTGTCGGGGCCGCAAGTGTCTGTGCTCGGGCCATAATGCGTGATGTTTTTACTTCAGAGGAACTTCCTGTCGTTTCGTCATATATGTCAATGGGCTGGGCCTTTGTTCCAATTCTTGCCCCTACGCTCGGCGGTATAATTCAACAGCATTTTGGCTGGAAATATTCTTTTATACTCTTGGGCCTTTTAGGACTGATCTTAACCGGATGGCTTGTAATTTGTGTCGGCGAAACTGGCCGCAACCGTTCTACAGGTCTTTCTCTTACGCGCGTTACGAAAGAGTATTGCGGTCTTTTTAAAGAATCGGAATTTAAAAAGAACCTGCTTCTGCTGGTACTGCTGTACAGCGTCTTCAGCTGCGTCAATGTGGCAGGACCTGTTATATTTCAACAACAGTACAATGTTTCTGCCATACAATATGGGTGGATTATGCTGGTTGTAGCTTCAGGTTATTTTGTAGGATCATTCCTTAATAGCAGGCTTTTACTCAGGATGTATCCTGTCCGTATTATCGGTATGGGGGCGTTTCTTCTTTTCATCGCTGCGTTAGGAGGTTTGCTTATTGAATTGTCTGGGGGGGCGACTGTCAGCACTTTAATGTGCTCCCTATTTGTTGCATATCTTGCTTTGGGGCTTATTTTTGCCAATGCCATTTCGGCGAGTCTGCGTCCGTTTTCTAAGCTGGCTGGTATTGCAAGCTCTATGTACGGGGTTATTCTTTTTTGTTCTGGCGCTGTGGTCAGTGCCGGATATGCATTGTTTTTTGAGTCATGCAGCACCAACCTTGCGTATGCATTGTGTCTGATTAGCGGACTGATGTTATTTAGCTATTGGTTCTTTTTCTCAAAAAAAATAAGGAGAGATAAATGTCGTCATTTTTTATCGAGAAGTGCCTGA
- a CDS encoding OFA family MFS transporter yields MSDMRVMNRWFAVAGAVLMQLALGAIYAWSVFTPSLIEAGWNKFQTQVVFSIGLVSFAISMVWAGKKIAQWGPMKLSFLSALVLGAGYALAGITGGTSFTALCFFIGLIGGAGIGLGYVVPIAVGMRWFPDKKGFITGLAVAGFGFGAMAWVKLAGAWGNLIGTIGLSATFSLYGLLFCLMIAAGGIWMRFPPEGWVPEGYHPETNPAAANEVEEENFSTTEMLKTPQFYLIFTTFTFSAAAGLMSIGLMKLYPMEALQASGHSAAEASAIAGTAMAVFFSLANGLGRIIWGSMSDKLGRKRSILLMNAIQGATLLAFTAMAGNAFLLYVGATIIGFNFGGNFALFPTITADTFGTKNVGQNYPYIFLAYGAGGIGGPLLGGMLGDINNFPLAFTICGTCCFIGAAAILMLKKPREILNANPEVS; encoded by the coding sequence ATGAGTGACATGAGAGTAATGAACAGATGGTTTGCTGTTGCGGGAGCGGTGCTCATGCAACTGGCATTGGGGGCAATCTATGCATGGTCGGTGTTCACACCCTCACTGATTGAGGCTGGCTGGAACAAGTTTCAAACTCAGGTTGTTTTTTCCATCGGGCTGGTCAGTTTCGCTATTTCCATGGTCTGGGCCGGGAAAAAAATTGCCCAGTGGGGGCCAATGAAACTTTCCTTCCTCAGTGCCCTTGTATTGGGAGCAGGCTATGCCCTTGCCGGAATTACCGGAGGAACCAGCTTCACAGCCCTGTGCTTTTTCATCGGGCTTATCGGCGGTGCCGGAATCGGCCTTGGTTACGTGGTTCCCATTGCTGTGGGCATGCGTTGGTTTCCCGATAAAAAAGGATTCATCACCGGACTGGCTGTAGCCGGATTCGGTTTCGGAGCCATGGCCTGGGTAAAGCTGGCCGGAGCATGGGGTAATCTGATCGGTACAATCGGTCTTTCCGCCACATTCTCACTATACGGCCTGCTCTTCTGTTTAATGATTGCAGCAGGTGGTATCTGGATGCGTTTCCCCCCGGAAGGATGGGTACCTGAAGGTTACCACCCTGAAACCAACCCCGCAGCAGCAAATGAAGTAGAAGAAGAGAACTTCAGCACCACCGAGATGCTCAAGACTCCGCAATTCTACCTCATCTTCACCACTTTCACTTTCAGTGCCGCCGCCGGCCTCATGTCCATCGGGCTGATGAAACTCTACCCCATGGAGGCATTACAGGCTTCCGGCCATAGTGCAGCCGAGGCAAGTGCTATAGCCGGAACAGCCATGGCTGTCTTTTTCAGCCTTGCCAACGGACTGGGCCGTATCATCTGGGGCTCAATGAGTGACAAGCTGGGCCGCAAGCGTTCCATCCTGCTCATGAACGCAATTCAGGGCGCAACCCTGCTTGCTTTCACCGCCATGGCCGGGAATGCTTTTCTGCTTTATGTGGGAGCGACCATTATCGGATTCAACTTCGGCGGCAACTTTGCCCTCTTCCCCACCATCACAGCCGACACCTTCGGAACCAAAAACGTGGGGCAGAACTACCCCTATATCTTCCTCGCTTACGGAGCAGGCGGAATAGGAGGTCCCTTGCTCGGAGGAATGCTGGGGGATATAAACAATTTCCCGCTGGCCTTCACAATCTGCGGCACATGCTGTTTTATCGGCGCGGCGGCGATCTTAATGCTCAAAAAACCGCGCGAGATTTTAAATGCAAACCCGGAAGTTTCATAG
- a CDS encoding nitroreductase family protein, translated as MNFPEILEKRRAVNYFDPERDVEQQLLKKIVEQAAKAPSSYNLQPWKLKVVRDKERKQALRALAFDQPKVTEAPVILILLADREGWKLEKSTVENVFNDFVESGKMQAEQKEWFAGVTQGLYGRDEMAAQAFANKNTGLFAMSLMYAATANGLESHPMDGFDHEAVRKEFNIPDNYWIPMLIAIGYLKPGTQVPPKGWRESFEDMIIE; from the coding sequence ATGAACTTCCCTGAAATTTTGGAAAAAAGAAGAGCCGTAAATTATTTTGACCCTGAACGCGATGTCGAGCAGCAATTGCTGAAGAAAATTGTCGAGCAGGCTGCAAAAGCCCCATCCAGCTACAACCTGCAGCCGTGGAAACTGAAAGTTGTCCGTGACAAAGAGCGCAAACAGGCCCTGCGTGCACTGGCCTTCGACCAGCCCAAGGTAACCGAAGCTCCGGTAATCCTCATCCTGCTTGCAGACCGCGAAGGATGGAAGCTGGAAAAATCCACTGTTGAAAATGTATTCAACGACTTTGTTGAGTCAGGAAAAATGCAAGCGGAGCAGAAAGAATGGTTTGCCGGGGTAACCCAAGGTTTGTACGGACGCGACGAAATGGCGGCACAGGCATTTGCCAATAAAAACACTGGTCTTTTCGCCATGTCCCTGATGTACGCAGCCACCGCAAACGGTTTGGAGTCTCATCCCATGGACGGTTTCGACCATGAAGCTGTACGTAAAGAGTTCAACATCCCTGATAACTACTGGATTCCAATGCTTATTGCCATCGGCTATCTGAAGCCGGGAACTCAAGTACCCCCCAAAGGCTGGCGTGAATCATTCGAGGACATGATCATTGAGTGA
- a CDS encoding pirin family protein: MRREIQQIFYGEPVHEGAGVKLHRAFGYFEASLFDPFLMLDDFRSDNPEDYLKGFPWHPHRGIETITYLLKGDVEHGDSLGNSAVTGAGNVQWMTAGSGIIHQEMPKGDENGSMHGFQLWANLSSENKMINPEYREIPADDIPTVKREDGSFIKIIAGEVDGIKGPAKGIGIDPEYLDIKIPAGNEFTHPTKRGYTAFIYVTAGNGTVNGQKVKNRSLVLFDDGDKLVINAGDSPLSFLLLTGKPINEMIYWRGPIVMHTAEELEKAFQEYAQGTFIKHPKPQGLLNELP; this comes from the coding sequence ATGCGGCGTGAAATTCAGCAGATTTTTTACGGCGAACCTGTACATGAAGGTGCCGGAGTAAAACTACACCGGGCCTTCGGATACTTTGAAGCCTCCCTTTTCGATCCTTTCCTTATGCTTGATGACTTCCGGTCCGACAATCCCGAAGATTATTTAAAAGGATTCCCGTGGCATCCCCACCGGGGTATTGAAACCATTACCTACCTTTTGAAGGGCGATGTGGAACACGGGGACAGTCTCGGCAATTCGGCTGTTACCGGGGCAGGCAATGTACAGTGGATGACTGCCGGCAGTGGAATAATCCATCAGGAAATGCCCAAGGGGGACGAAAACGGATCCATGCACGGATTCCAGCTCTGGGCTAATTTAAGCTCAGAAAATAAAATGATTAACCCTGAATACCGTGAAATTCCAGCTGATGACATCCCAACTGTGAAGCGCGAAGACGGTAGCTTTATCAAAATTATTGCCGGAGAAGTAGACGGTATAAAAGGCCCGGCGAAAGGCATCGGCATTGACCCGGAATATCTGGATATAAAAATTCCCGCCGGAAATGAATTCACTCACCCCACCAAGCGAGGTTACACGGCCTTTATCTATGTAACCGCCGGCAACGGTACGGTTAACGGCCAAAAAGTAAAAAATCGATCGCTGGTCCTTTTTGACGACGGTGACAAGCTGGTAATCAATGCCGGAGACTCTCCGCTCAGTTTCCTGCTGCTTACCGGAAAACCCATTAATGAAATGATTTATTGGCGTGGTCCTATTGTAATGCATACCGCAGAAGAACTGGAAAAAGCTTTTCAGGAATATGCGCAAGGCACTTTTATCAAGCACCCTAAACCACAAGGATTGTTAAATGAACTTCCCTGA
- the acs gene encoding acetate--CoA ligase, which translates to MTEEQKIESLSKENRLFNPPADFPGACVNGLEEYKAIYDRSINDMEGFWAERAEELLTWDKKWDNVLDYDFYKPEIKWFEGGKLNASANCLDRHIANGRRNKAALIWQGEEDHEVKVYTYDMLHREVCRFANVLKKMGVQKGDRVSIYLPMIPELAIAMLACTRIGAPHSIIFAGFSSNSLRDRINDCGAKVHITGDGVLRGGRKIPLKPNSDEALKECPSIEQCIVVPRANNEVEMVEGRDRLWSELMEDPEITDNCPYELMDSEDPLFILYTSGSTGKPKGVFHTTGGYLTYAAHTCQWVFDLKDNDVHWCTADIGWVTGHSYIVYGPLALGATSIMFESVPTYPDPARFWQVCEKFRVNIFYTAPTAIRALMREGDQWTKKYDLSSLRILGTVGEPINPEAWMWYHENIGASKLPIIDTWWQTETGGHILSPLPYATPLKPGSATLPLPGIDAAIVDRHGEEVGPNEGGFLVIRKPWPGMLRGVWGNQERFKQQYFEGFPGVYESGDGARRDEDGYFWIMGRVDDVINVSGHRLGTAEIESALVSHPAVSEAAVVGMPHEVKGQSIYAYVTLKSEYDEDDDLIKDLRMHVRKEIGPLAAPEVIQFAPSLPKTRSGKIMRRILRKIVEGDTSNLGDTSTLADPSVVTDLIEGYEEIMNP; encoded by the coding sequence ATGACTGAAGAACAAAAAATTGAAAGTCTCTCCAAAGAAAACAGACTTTTTAATCCTCCTGCCGATTTCCCCGGAGCATGCGTGAATGGCCTTGAAGAATATAAAGCTATCTATGACCGTTCTATTAACGACATGGAAGGTTTCTGGGCTGAACGCGCCGAAGAACTGCTTACATGGGACAAGAAGTGGGACAATGTTCTTGATTATGATTTCTACAAACCGGAAATCAAATGGTTCGAAGGCGGCAAGCTCAACGCCTCTGCCAACTGCCTTGACCGCCATATTGCAAATGGGCGCCGCAACAAGGCCGCACTCATATGGCAGGGCGAGGAAGACCACGAAGTAAAGGTATACACCTACGATATGCTTCATCGCGAAGTATGCCGCTTTGCCAACGTGCTCAAAAAAATGGGCGTTCAGAAAGGTGACCGGGTTTCCATCTACCTGCCGATGATCCCGGAACTGGCTATCGCCATGCTGGCCTGTACCCGCATCGGGGCACCCCACTCCATCATTTTCGCGGGCTTCAGCTCCAACAGCCTGCGTGACCGCATCAATGACTGCGGCGCAAAAGTACACATCACCGGAGACGGAGTATTGCGCGGAGGACGAAAAATTCCGCTCAAACCAAATTCCGACGAAGCACTTAAGGAATGCCCTTCCATTGAACAGTGCATCGTTGTTCCCAGAGCTAACAATGAAGTTGAAATGGTCGAAGGCCGTGACCGTCTCTGGTCCGAACTCATGGAAGACCCGGAAATAACCGACAACTGCCCCTACGAGCTGATGGATTCCGAAGATCCGCTCTTCATCCTCTATACCTCCGGCAGCACCGGTAAGCCCAAAGGCGTTTTCCACACCACCGGCGGCTACCTGACCTATGCCGCCCACACCTGCCAATGGGTCTTCGACCTCAAGGATAATGATGTTCACTGGTGTACCGCCGATATCGGCTGGGTAACCGGACACTCTTACATTGTTTACGGACCGCTGGCTCTTGGTGCCACCAGCATCATGTTCGAATCCGTTCCCACCTACCCGGACCCGGCAAGGTTCTGGCAGGTTTGTGAAAAATTCCGTGTAAACATCTTCTACACCGCACCCACTGCCATCCGCGCCCTCATGCGTGAAGGCGACCAGTGGACCAAGAAATACGATCTCTCCAGCCTGCGCATTCTCGGCACAGTCGGTGAACCGATCAACCCGGAAGCATGGATGTGGTACCACGAAAATATCGGTGCAAGTAAACTGCCCATAATTGATACATGGTGGCAGACGGAAACAGGAGGACATATACTTTCTCCGCTGCCTTACGCCACACCGCTCAAGCCCGGCTCGGCAACCCTCCCGCTGCCCGGCATTGATGCGGCTATCGTGGACCGCCACGGCGAAGAAGTCGGTCCCAATGAAGGCGGTTTTCTTGTAATCCGTAAACCGTGGCCCGGTATGCTGCGCGGCGTCTGGGGCAATCAGGAAAGGTTCAAGCAGCAGTACTTTGAAGGCTTCCCCGGCGTATACGAATCCGGAGACGGAGCACGCAGGGACGAAGACGGTTACTTCTGGATTATGGGCCGTGTGGATGACGTAATCAACGTTTCAGGCCACAGGCTTGGAACCGCTGAAATTGAATCCGCACTGGTTTCCCACCCGGCAGTTTCCGAAGCAGCGGTTGTAGGCATGCCTCACGAGGTAAAAGGGCAGTCCATTTACGCCTACGTAACCCTCAAGTCCGAATACGATGAAGACGACGACCTGATTAAAGATCTGCGTATGCACGTCCGTAAGGAAATCGGTCCCCTGGCGGCCCCGGAAGTGATCCAGTTCGCTCCATCCCTGCCCAAGACCCGTAGCGGGAAAATCATGCGCCGTATCCTGCGCAAGATTGTAGAAGGCGACACTTCGAACCTCGGTGATACTTCGACACTGGCTGATCCTTCAGTAGTGACCGATCTCATCGAAGGTTATGAAGAAATAATGAATCCATAA